From the Cydia splendana chromosome 27, ilCydSple1.2, whole genome shotgun sequence genome, one window contains:
- the LOC134803624 gene encoding zinc finger protein 761-like: protein MSESPSPETETEDIIEQEETSEKEETLTDNEQISEEDLTDNEEMTSEKGDESENEEEEDATENNMKSEKTMSENMLERDEITIEKEDMMSMFASVWVKVEVEEAREEELQIDEGPERPKRKHRSKKHLKNLVCDQCDYRTAYKNCLELHILSHKQGKGFACHVCDYKSKYPTALQRHIAIRHYEMNGDTPMDNGKPLPLHQCPDCDYKTFYKWNLNSHKRKHKLIKQFKCPSPDCNFETAYRHNYIKHSKVHKESVAFKCDKCPFTTRFEGHITRHLAKIHNEVTEKANKCDLCDFSTKTRWRLKIHVNRMKKEQALKCSFCEFETFFTCAYKKHKVDHYNEIYINPKRTKNTLSAEQQHIKDIQDKMQETPEIDLTFHNYTEKNMQYIPSEPENHNKYNLDPNCVDWNNIQVLETDDKERPFQCHMCAYTSKFKASVQRHFQRHHTGSHNRPYKCVNCDFSTKTKDQIALHNKRSLSDIRLFCNICKFQTSYKCQFVMHQKCHYAYKCTACNYSCKHKYELQRHYGIMHLGNGIKCRFCEYKASRKDSVLCHETIHTGMKPFKCEYCDYTSIRKSLLDNHVKRYHSDIKKDITIVSESKIESLKIPLVLREPIDFCKENQDHNEPKE, encoded by the exons atgtCAGAGTCACCCAGcccagagacagagacagaagacattatagagcaggaagaaaCATCAGAAAAGGAAGAGACACTAACAGATAATGAACAAATTTCAGAAGAAGATTTAACTGATAATGAAGAAATGACTTCAGAAAAGGGAGATGAGTCAGAAAATGAAGAGGAAGAAGATGCAACAGAGAATAATATGAAGTCAGAGAAGACCATGTCAGAGAATATGTTAGAGAGGGATGAAATTACGATAGAGAAGGAAGACATGATGAGTATGTTCGCCAGTGTGTGGGTCAAGGTGGAAGTGGAGGAGGCAAGAGAGGAAGAGTTGCAGATAGATGAAGGTCCAGAGAG ACCGAAACGTAAGCACCGTTCAAAGAAGCACCTAAAAAACCTCGTCTGCGACCAATGCGACTACCGGACAGCCTACAAAAATTGCCTGGAACTACATATACTCAGCCATAAGCAGGGCAAAGGCTTCGCCTGCCACGTCTGCGATTACAAGTCTAAATACCCAACCGCACTACAGCGGCATATCGCCATCCGACACTATGAGATGAATGGAGACACCCCCATGGACAATGGTAAGCCTCTACCTCTACACCAGTGCCCGGACTGCGACTACAAAACCTTCTACAAGTGGAATCTGAACAGCCACAAGCGAAAACATAAGCTCATCAAACAGTTTAAATGCCCGTCCCCCGACTGCAACTTTGAAACCGCTTACCGACATAACTATATCAAGCATAGCAAGGTCCATAAGGAATCTGTCGCTTTTAAATGTGATAAATGCCCTTTTACAACCCGATTTGAAGGGCATATCACTAGACATTTAGCGAAAATTCATAACGAAGTCACGGAAAAGGCCAATAAGTGCGATCTGTGCGATTTCTCTACTAAAACTAGATGGAGACTGAAAATACATGTGAATAGAATGAAAAAGGAGCAAGCGTTGAAATGTAGCTTCTGCGAATTTGAAACTTTTTTTACATGCGCGTataaaaagcataaagtagaccATTATAATGAAATTTATATTAATCCTAAACGCACCAAAAACACTTTAAGTGCAGAACAACAACATATTAAAGATATACAAGATAAAATGCAGGAGACACCAGAAATTGACTTAACGTTCCATAATTAtactgaaaaaaatatgcaatacaTACCGAGTGAACCGGAGaatcataataagtataacttaGATCCGAATTGCGTGGACTGGAACAACATTCAAGTATTAGAAACCGATGATAAAGAAAGGCCGTTTCAGTGTCATATGTGTGCATACACTTCGAAATTTAAAGCCTCAGTGCAGAGACATTTCCAAAGACATCACACTGGAAGTCACAACAGACCGTACAAATGTGTGAACTGCGATTTTTCAACTAAAACTAAGGACCAAATCGCTTTACACAATAAAAGAAGCCTATCCGACATTAGACTTTTCTGTAACATTTGTAAATTTCAAACTTCATACAAATGTCAGTTCGTTATGCACCAAAAGTGTCATTACGCATACAAATGTACCGCTTGCAATTACTCTTGCAAACACAAGTACGAGTTGCAAAGGCATTATGGTATAATGCATCTCGGGAATGGTATCAAATGTAGATTTTGCGAATACAAAGCGTCTAGAAAGGATAGCGTACTTTGTCATGAAACTATTCACACCGGGATGAAGCCGTTTAAATGTGAGTATTGTGACTATACGTCCATAAGGAAATCTCTGTTAGACAACCATGTGAAGCGCTACCATAGTGATATAAAGAAGGATATAACTATAGTAAGCGAAAGTAAGATAGAGAGTTTGAAGATACCGCTGGTCCTACGGGAGCCCATAGATTTCTGTAAGGAAAATCAGGACCATAATGAACCAAAAGAATAA